One region of Carya illinoinensis cultivar Pawnee chromosome 8, C.illinoinensisPawnee_v1, whole genome shotgun sequence genomic DNA includes:
- the LOC122274745 gene encoding probable U6 snRNA-associated Sm-like protein LSm4 — MLPLSLLKSAQGHPMLVELKNGETYNGHLVNCDTWMNIHLREVICTSKDGDRFWRMPECYIRGNTIKYLRVPDEVIDKVQEETKSRSDRRPHGVARGRGRGREDGAGGRQLKGIGRGLDDGGAKGSGGGRGRGGSGGKAGGNRGAGRGRG; from the exons ATG CTTCCACTTTCTCTACTTAAGAGTGCCCAGGGGCACCCAATG TTGGTGGAACTGAAAAATGGGGAGACCTATAACGGGCATTTGGTCAACTGTGATACTTGGATGAACATTCATCTTCGTGAAGTCATCTGTACCTCTAAA GATGGAGATAGATTTTGGCGAATGCCTGAATGCTACATCCGTGGGAATACAATCAAGTACCTCCGAGTACCTGATGAG GTGATAGATAAGGTTCAGGAAGAAACCAAGAGCCGCTCAG ATAGGAGACCACACGGGGTTGCGCGCGGAAGAGGACGGGGTAGGGAGGATGGTGCTGGTGGACGCCAACTAAAAGGAATTGGACGTGGTTTGGATGATGGAGGTGCTAAGGGTTCGGGAGGAGGCCGAGGCAGAGGTGGATCCGGTGGAAAGGCTGGTGGAAACAGAG
- the LOC122318398 gene encoding DNA mismatch repair protein PMS1 isoform X2 encodes MEAAVTPADSPTVIKPINKGAVHRICAGQVILNLSSAVKELVENSLDAGATSIEIALKEYGEEWFQVIDNGSGISPNNFKVLALKHHTSKLSEFPDLQSLTTFGFRGEALSSLCALGNLTVETRTKNESVATHLTYDHSGSLAAEKKTARQIGTTVTVKKLFSNLPVRSKEFKRNIRKEYGKLISLLNAYALIAKGVRLVCSNTTGKNAKSVVLKTQGSDSLKDNIITVFGMSVFNCLEPVNICISDCCKVDGFLSKAGQSSGRNLGDRQFFFVNDRPVDMPKVGKLVNEFYKGANSRQYPIAIMNFTIPKGACDVNVTPDKRKIFFSDESSILHALREGLQQIYSPSNASYSVNKVEEHTKEANSSELCSPHEKSALFLKQSSPDVSDPKVIKEDVTESVSPLKNVEGTQHQLHDLEGSIQNCNDKFMEKDFTFRAHGTKRADDCRQLTGLLNSSKTNQIASPSTRAVENKIVASTDSSSRSSYVQSALDKFVTVNKRKHENLSPALSELPVLRNETLSSPLRDCESKRQSAVSRSSAGNDWVDNSAIMNENEPSKYLQAEKILGKIGNPLSSGGHPNDAEPRKELVDQEIAVPSSITVSIDSSSKDLNHASMCSTLQFSFEDLKTKRQQRLSSLCFNDYKPGIMKKKRCYAAATLELSELDNEDRKEKALAAATTELERLFRKEDFGRMKVIGQFNLGFIIGKLDQDLFIVDQHAADEKYNFEHLSQSTILNQQPLLRPLRLELSPEEEVVASMHMHIIRKNGFSLDEDPYAPPGRHFILKAVPFSKNVTFGVEDVKDLISTLADSQGECSIIGSYKMDTYDSVCPTRVRAMLASRACRSSVMIGDALGRNEMQKILQHLAELKSPWNCPHGRPTMRHLVDLTTIHKSSEEKDANL; translated from the exons ATGGAAGCAGCAGTGACTCCAGCTGATTCTCCAACCGTGATAAAGCCTATAAACAAAGGCGCGGTTCACAGAATCTGCGCCGGCCAAGTAATTCTGAACCTCTCGTCCGCAGTAAAAGAATTGGTCGAGAACAGCTTGGACGCCGGAGCCACCAGCATTGAAATCGCTCTGAAAGAGTACGGCGAAGAGTGGTTCCAGGTCATCGACAATGGGTCCGGCATTTCACCCAATAACTTCAAG GTTTTGGCGCTCAAGCATCATAcatcaaaattatctgaatTTCCTGATCTTCAATCATTGACCACATTTGGCTTCAGAGGGGAGGCATTGAGTTCTCTTTGTGCTTTAGGGAATTTGACTGTTGAGACTAGGACAAAGAATGAATCGGTTGCAACACACTTGACTTATGACCATTCCGGCTCATTGGCAGCTGAAAAGAAAACGGCACGTCAAATTGGTACCACAGTTACTGTTAAGAAGTTGTTCTCCAATTTGCCAGTGCGAAGCAAAGAATTCAAGCGCAATATCCGCAAGGAATATGGGAAGCTTATTTCATTATTGAAT gccTATGCCTTAATTGCAAAAGGCGTGCGGTTAGTCTGCTCTAACACAACAGGGAAAAATGCAAAGTCTGTGGTTCTTAAAACACAAGGAAGTGATTCCCTTAAAGATAACATCATTACAGTGTTTGGCATGAGTGTCTTTAACTGCTTAGAGCCTGTGAATATATGTATATCAGACTGTTGCAAGGTTGATGGATTCCTTTCCAAGGCTGGACAGAGTAGCGGACGCAACTTGGGAGATAGACAATTCTTTTTCGTAAATGACCGACCAGTGGATATGCCTAAAGTCGGCAAGCTGGTGAATGAGTTCTATAAAGGTGCAAACTCCCGGCAATACCCCATTGCAATCATGAACTTTACCATTCCGAAAGGAGCATGTGATGTCAATGTAACTCCtgataaaaggaaaatatttttttctgatGAAAGCTCCATACTGCATGCCCTGAGGGAGGGTTTACAGCAGATATATTCCCCAAGTAATGCCTCTTATTCTGTTAATAAAGTTGAGGAGCATACCAAGGAGGCAAATAGCTCTGAGTTGTGTTCTCCTCATGAGAAATCTGCTTTGTTCTTAAAACAATCATCTCCAGATGTCAGTGATCCCAAAGTTATTAAGGAGGATGTCACAGAGAGTGTGAGTCCCCTAAAAAATGTTGAAGGCACCCAGCACCAATTACATGATTTAGAAGGATCAATCCAAAATTGTAATGACAAATTCATGGAGAAAGATTTTACCTTTAGAGCACATGGCACCAAGAGGGCTGACGACTGTAGGCAATTGACTGGCCTCCTCAACAGTTCTAAAACCAATCAAATTGCTTCCCCCTCGACACGAGCAGTTGAGAATAAAATTGTTGCCAGTACAGATTCTAGCAGtcgttcaagttatgttcaatcTGCACTCGACAAATTTGTaactgtcaataaaagaaagcatGAAAATCTTAGTCCAGCATTATCTGAACTGCCTGTCCTTAGAAATGAAACTCTTTCTTCCCCTTTAAGGGATTGTGAGTCTAAAAGGCAGTCTGCAGTTTCTAGATCCTCAGCTGGCAATGATTGGGTGGATAATTCTGCTATAATGAATGAGAATGAGCCTTCCAAGTATCTCCAAGCAGAGAAGATCCTCGGTAAAATTGGAAATCCACTTTCTTCTGGAGGCCATCCTAATGATGCAGAACCCAGAAAG GAACTGGTGGATCAAGAGATAGCGGTGCCTTCTTCTATTACAGTATCAATTGATTCATCTAGCAAGGATCTCAACCATGCATCA ATGTGTTCCACACTGCAATTTAGTTTTGAAGATTTGAAGACAAAGAGGCAGCAGAGGCTATCCTCATTGTGCTTTAATGATTACAAACCCGGaataatgaagaagaaaag GTGCTATGCCGCTGCGACTCTGGAGCTTTCTGAGCTGGATAATGAGGACCGAAAGGAAAAGGCTTTAGCGGCAGCTACCACTGAATTGGAAAGACTTTTCAGAAAGGAGGACTTTGGTAGAATGAAG GTAATTGGGCAGTTCAACCTTGGTTTTATTATTGGGAAGTTAGATCAAGATTTATTTATTGTGGATCAG CATGCTGCTGATGAGAAGTACAATTTTGAGCATCTTTCTCAATCAACCATCTTGAACCAACAGCCTTTGCTCCG gccaTTGAGGTTGGAGTTATCTCCTGAAGAAGAAGTGGTTGCTTCAATGCACATGCACATAATTAG GAAAAATGGCTTTTCTTTGGATGAGGATCCTTATGCTCCACCTGGACgacattttatattaaaagcTGTCCCATTCAGTAAAAACGTTACTTTTGGAGTTGAAG ATGTCAAAGACCTGATTTCTACACTTGCTGACAGTCAAGGGGAATGCTCAATAATTGGTAGTTACAAAATGGACACTTACGACTCTGTTTGCCCTACAAGAGTTCGTGCAATGCTGGCATCACGTGCATGCAGATCATCTGTTATGATTGGAGATGCACTCGGTAGAAATGAGATGCAGAAG ATACTCCAGCATTTGGCGGAGCTGAAGTCTCCTTGGAATTGCCCGCATGGTAGGCCCACCATGCGACATTTGGTCGACTTGACAACCATTCATAAAAGTTCAGAAGAAAAGGATGCCAACTTGTAA
- the LOC122318398 gene encoding DNA mismatch repair protein PMS1 isoform X1, translating to MEAAVTPADSPTVIKPINKGAVHRICAGQVILNLSSAVKELVENSLDAGATSIEIALKEYGEEWFQVIDNGSGISPNNFKVLALKHHTSKLSEFPDLQSLTTFGFRGEALSSLCALGNLTVETRTKNESVATHLTYDHSGSLAAEKKTARQIGTTVTVKKLFSNLPVRSKEFKRNIRKEYGKLISLLNAYALIAKGVRLVCSNTTGKNAKSVVLKTQGSDSLKDNIITVFGMSVFNCLEPVNICISDCCKVDGFLSKAGQSSGRNLGDRQFFFVNDRPVDMPKVGKLVNEFYKGANSRQYPIAIMNFTIPKGACDVNVTPDKRKIFFSDESSILHALREGLQQIYSPSNASYSVNKVEEHTKEANSSELCSPHEKSALFLKQSSPDVSDPKVIKEDVTESVSPLKNVEGTQHQLHDLEGSIQNCNDKFMEKDFTFRAHGTKRADDCRQLTGLLNSSKTNQIASPSTRAVENKIVASTDSSSRSSYVQSALDKFVTVNKRKHENLSPALSELPVLRNETLSSPLRDCESKRQSAVSRSSAGNDWVDNSAIMNENEPSKYLQAEKILGKIGNPLSSGGHPNDAEPRKCINQELVDQEIAVPSSITVSIDSSSKDLNHASMCSTLQFSFEDLKTKRQQRLSSLCFNDYKPGIMKKKRCYAAATLELSELDNEDRKEKALAAATTELERLFRKEDFGRMKVIGQFNLGFIIGKLDQDLFIVDQHAADEKYNFEHLSQSTILNQQPLLRPLRLELSPEEEVVASMHMHIIRKNGFSLDEDPYAPPGRHFILKAVPFSKNVTFGVEDVKDLISTLADSQGECSIIGSYKMDTYDSVCPTRVRAMLASRACRSSVMIGDALGRNEMQKILQHLAELKSPWNCPHGRPTMRHLVDLTTIHKSSEEKDANL from the exons ATGGAAGCAGCAGTGACTCCAGCTGATTCTCCAACCGTGATAAAGCCTATAAACAAAGGCGCGGTTCACAGAATCTGCGCCGGCCAAGTAATTCTGAACCTCTCGTCCGCAGTAAAAGAATTGGTCGAGAACAGCTTGGACGCCGGAGCCACCAGCATTGAAATCGCTCTGAAAGAGTACGGCGAAGAGTGGTTCCAGGTCATCGACAATGGGTCCGGCATTTCACCCAATAACTTCAAG GTTTTGGCGCTCAAGCATCATAcatcaaaattatctgaatTTCCTGATCTTCAATCATTGACCACATTTGGCTTCAGAGGGGAGGCATTGAGTTCTCTTTGTGCTTTAGGGAATTTGACTGTTGAGACTAGGACAAAGAATGAATCGGTTGCAACACACTTGACTTATGACCATTCCGGCTCATTGGCAGCTGAAAAGAAAACGGCACGTCAAATTGGTACCACAGTTACTGTTAAGAAGTTGTTCTCCAATTTGCCAGTGCGAAGCAAAGAATTCAAGCGCAATATCCGCAAGGAATATGGGAAGCTTATTTCATTATTGAAT gccTATGCCTTAATTGCAAAAGGCGTGCGGTTAGTCTGCTCTAACACAACAGGGAAAAATGCAAAGTCTGTGGTTCTTAAAACACAAGGAAGTGATTCCCTTAAAGATAACATCATTACAGTGTTTGGCATGAGTGTCTTTAACTGCTTAGAGCCTGTGAATATATGTATATCAGACTGTTGCAAGGTTGATGGATTCCTTTCCAAGGCTGGACAGAGTAGCGGACGCAACTTGGGAGATAGACAATTCTTTTTCGTAAATGACCGACCAGTGGATATGCCTAAAGTCGGCAAGCTGGTGAATGAGTTCTATAAAGGTGCAAACTCCCGGCAATACCCCATTGCAATCATGAACTTTACCATTCCGAAAGGAGCATGTGATGTCAATGTAACTCCtgataaaaggaaaatatttttttctgatGAAAGCTCCATACTGCATGCCCTGAGGGAGGGTTTACAGCAGATATATTCCCCAAGTAATGCCTCTTATTCTGTTAATAAAGTTGAGGAGCATACCAAGGAGGCAAATAGCTCTGAGTTGTGTTCTCCTCATGAGAAATCTGCTTTGTTCTTAAAACAATCATCTCCAGATGTCAGTGATCCCAAAGTTATTAAGGAGGATGTCACAGAGAGTGTGAGTCCCCTAAAAAATGTTGAAGGCACCCAGCACCAATTACATGATTTAGAAGGATCAATCCAAAATTGTAATGACAAATTCATGGAGAAAGATTTTACCTTTAGAGCACATGGCACCAAGAGGGCTGACGACTGTAGGCAATTGACTGGCCTCCTCAACAGTTCTAAAACCAATCAAATTGCTTCCCCCTCGACACGAGCAGTTGAGAATAAAATTGTTGCCAGTACAGATTCTAGCAGtcgttcaagttatgttcaatcTGCACTCGACAAATTTGTaactgtcaataaaagaaagcatGAAAATCTTAGTCCAGCATTATCTGAACTGCCTGTCCTTAGAAATGAAACTCTTTCTTCCCCTTTAAGGGATTGTGAGTCTAAAAGGCAGTCTGCAGTTTCTAGATCCTCAGCTGGCAATGATTGGGTGGATAATTCTGCTATAATGAATGAGAATGAGCCTTCCAAGTATCTCCAAGCAGAGAAGATCCTCGGTAAAATTGGAAATCCACTTTCTTCTGGAGGCCATCCTAATGATGCAGAACCCAGAAAG TGTATCAATCAGGAACTGGTGGATCAAGAGATAGCGGTGCCTTCTTCTATTACAGTATCAATTGATTCATCTAGCAAGGATCTCAACCATGCATCA ATGTGTTCCACACTGCAATTTAGTTTTGAAGATTTGAAGACAAAGAGGCAGCAGAGGCTATCCTCATTGTGCTTTAATGATTACAAACCCGGaataatgaagaagaaaag GTGCTATGCCGCTGCGACTCTGGAGCTTTCTGAGCTGGATAATGAGGACCGAAAGGAAAAGGCTTTAGCGGCAGCTACCACTGAATTGGAAAGACTTTTCAGAAAGGAGGACTTTGGTAGAATGAAG GTAATTGGGCAGTTCAACCTTGGTTTTATTATTGGGAAGTTAGATCAAGATTTATTTATTGTGGATCAG CATGCTGCTGATGAGAAGTACAATTTTGAGCATCTTTCTCAATCAACCATCTTGAACCAACAGCCTTTGCTCCG gccaTTGAGGTTGGAGTTATCTCCTGAAGAAGAAGTGGTTGCTTCAATGCACATGCACATAATTAG GAAAAATGGCTTTTCTTTGGATGAGGATCCTTATGCTCCACCTGGACgacattttatattaaaagcTGTCCCATTCAGTAAAAACGTTACTTTTGGAGTTGAAG ATGTCAAAGACCTGATTTCTACACTTGCTGACAGTCAAGGGGAATGCTCAATAATTGGTAGTTACAAAATGGACACTTACGACTCTGTTTGCCCTACAAGAGTTCGTGCAATGCTGGCATCACGTGCATGCAGATCATCTGTTATGATTGGAGATGCACTCGGTAGAAATGAGATGCAGAAG ATACTCCAGCATTTGGCGGAGCTGAAGTCTCCTTGGAATTGCCCGCATGGTAGGCCCACCATGCGACATTTGGTCGACTTGACAACCATTCATAAAAGTTCAGAAGAAAAGGATGCCAACTTGTAA
- the LOC122318398 gene encoding DNA mismatch repair protein PMS1 isoform X3 gives MEAAVTPADSPTVIKPINKGAVHRICAGQVILNLSSAVKELVENSLDAGATSIEIALKEYGEEWFQVIDNGSGISPNNFKVLALKHHTSKLSEFPDLQSLTTFGFRGEALSSLCALGNLTVETRTKNESVATHLTYDHSGSLAAEKKTARQIGTTVTVKKLFSNLPVRSKEFKRNIRKEYGKLISLLNAYALIAKGVRLVCSNTTGKNAKSVVLKTQGSDSLKDNIITVFGMSVFNCLEPVNICISDCCKVDGFLSKAGQSSGRNLGDRQFFFVNDRPVDMPKVGKLVNEFYKGANSRQYPIAIMNFTIPKGACDVNVTPDKRKIFFSDESSILHALREGLQQIYSPSNASYSVNKVEEHTKEANSSELCSPHEKSALFLKQSSPDVSDPKVIKEDVTESVSPLKNVEGTQHQLHDLEGSIQNCNDKFMEKDFTFRAHGTKRADDCRQLTGLLNSSKTNQIASPSTRAVENKIVASTDSSSRSSYVQSALDKFVTVNKRKHENLSPALSELPVLRNETLSSPLRDCESKRQSAVSRSSAGNDWVDNSAIMNENEPSKYLQAEKILGKIGNPLSSGGHPNDAEPRKCINQELVDQEIAVPSSITVSIDSSSKDLNHASMCSTLQFSFEDLKTKRQQRLSSLCFNDYKPGIMKKKRCYAAATLELSELDNEDRKEKALAAATTELERLFRKEDFGRMKVIGQFNLGFIIGKLDQDLFIVDQHAADEKYNFEHLSQSTILNQQPLLRPLRLELSPEEEVVASMHMHIIRCQRPDFYTC, from the exons ATGGAAGCAGCAGTGACTCCAGCTGATTCTCCAACCGTGATAAAGCCTATAAACAAAGGCGCGGTTCACAGAATCTGCGCCGGCCAAGTAATTCTGAACCTCTCGTCCGCAGTAAAAGAATTGGTCGAGAACAGCTTGGACGCCGGAGCCACCAGCATTGAAATCGCTCTGAAAGAGTACGGCGAAGAGTGGTTCCAGGTCATCGACAATGGGTCCGGCATTTCACCCAATAACTTCAAG GTTTTGGCGCTCAAGCATCATAcatcaaaattatctgaatTTCCTGATCTTCAATCATTGACCACATTTGGCTTCAGAGGGGAGGCATTGAGTTCTCTTTGTGCTTTAGGGAATTTGACTGTTGAGACTAGGACAAAGAATGAATCGGTTGCAACACACTTGACTTATGACCATTCCGGCTCATTGGCAGCTGAAAAGAAAACGGCACGTCAAATTGGTACCACAGTTACTGTTAAGAAGTTGTTCTCCAATTTGCCAGTGCGAAGCAAAGAATTCAAGCGCAATATCCGCAAGGAATATGGGAAGCTTATTTCATTATTGAAT gccTATGCCTTAATTGCAAAAGGCGTGCGGTTAGTCTGCTCTAACACAACAGGGAAAAATGCAAAGTCTGTGGTTCTTAAAACACAAGGAAGTGATTCCCTTAAAGATAACATCATTACAGTGTTTGGCATGAGTGTCTTTAACTGCTTAGAGCCTGTGAATATATGTATATCAGACTGTTGCAAGGTTGATGGATTCCTTTCCAAGGCTGGACAGAGTAGCGGACGCAACTTGGGAGATAGACAATTCTTTTTCGTAAATGACCGACCAGTGGATATGCCTAAAGTCGGCAAGCTGGTGAATGAGTTCTATAAAGGTGCAAACTCCCGGCAATACCCCATTGCAATCATGAACTTTACCATTCCGAAAGGAGCATGTGATGTCAATGTAACTCCtgataaaaggaaaatatttttttctgatGAAAGCTCCATACTGCATGCCCTGAGGGAGGGTTTACAGCAGATATATTCCCCAAGTAATGCCTCTTATTCTGTTAATAAAGTTGAGGAGCATACCAAGGAGGCAAATAGCTCTGAGTTGTGTTCTCCTCATGAGAAATCTGCTTTGTTCTTAAAACAATCATCTCCAGATGTCAGTGATCCCAAAGTTATTAAGGAGGATGTCACAGAGAGTGTGAGTCCCCTAAAAAATGTTGAAGGCACCCAGCACCAATTACATGATTTAGAAGGATCAATCCAAAATTGTAATGACAAATTCATGGAGAAAGATTTTACCTTTAGAGCACATGGCACCAAGAGGGCTGACGACTGTAGGCAATTGACTGGCCTCCTCAACAGTTCTAAAACCAATCAAATTGCTTCCCCCTCGACACGAGCAGTTGAGAATAAAATTGTTGCCAGTACAGATTCTAGCAGtcgttcaagttatgttcaatcTGCACTCGACAAATTTGTaactgtcaataaaagaaagcatGAAAATCTTAGTCCAGCATTATCTGAACTGCCTGTCCTTAGAAATGAAACTCTTTCTTCCCCTTTAAGGGATTGTGAGTCTAAAAGGCAGTCTGCAGTTTCTAGATCCTCAGCTGGCAATGATTGGGTGGATAATTCTGCTATAATGAATGAGAATGAGCCTTCCAAGTATCTCCAAGCAGAGAAGATCCTCGGTAAAATTGGAAATCCACTTTCTTCTGGAGGCCATCCTAATGATGCAGAACCCAGAAAG TGTATCAATCAGGAACTGGTGGATCAAGAGATAGCGGTGCCTTCTTCTATTACAGTATCAATTGATTCATCTAGCAAGGATCTCAACCATGCATCA ATGTGTTCCACACTGCAATTTAGTTTTGAAGATTTGAAGACAAAGAGGCAGCAGAGGCTATCCTCATTGTGCTTTAATGATTACAAACCCGGaataatgaagaagaaaag GTGCTATGCCGCTGCGACTCTGGAGCTTTCTGAGCTGGATAATGAGGACCGAAAGGAAAAGGCTTTAGCGGCAGCTACCACTGAATTGGAAAGACTTTTCAGAAAGGAGGACTTTGGTAGAATGAAG GTAATTGGGCAGTTCAACCTTGGTTTTATTATTGGGAAGTTAGATCAAGATTTATTTATTGTGGATCAG CATGCTGCTGATGAGAAGTACAATTTTGAGCATCTTTCTCAATCAACCATCTTGAACCAACAGCCTTTGCTCCG gccaTTGAGGTTGGAGTTATCTCCTGAAGAAGAAGTGGTTGCTTCAATGCACATGCACATAATTAG ATGTCAAAGACCTGATTTCTACACTTGCTGA